The Pseudomonas nunensis genome includes the window TCATCGCTGACCTGTTGCAGACCTTCGTCCGGCAACGGGCTGGCCACGGCGACTTGCGCGCGGCCGTCGGCATTCAGGCCCAGCGGCACCACACGCCAGCGCAGGGCGAATTCATCGTCCAGCGTCTGATTCGAATCCCGCGCCTTGGTGGCCACGTCGAAGACTCGCGGCAGGTCGTTCTGGAACGCGATGGCTTCCGCCAGTGTTTCGTCGTCCAGCCAGCCGTTGCTGAGCAAAATCCGCCCTAACGGCATGTGCCGGGTTTTCTGTTCGGCGAGGGCGCTTTGCAGGTCGGCCTCATTGATTGCCTGCCAGGACAGCAAAACGCTGCCGAGCTTGCGCGGTGCGGCGGCGACCAGGTCGGTGGATGGGAAGTCGTGCATGGTCTTGTCCCACACCAGTTTGCGGTTCATGACCTTGCCGACGATGAACATGCGCCAGGCCCGTGAAGCGGCCATGAAGTTGACGAAGTTGCCCACCACCATGCGCGGGATCGACAGCAAACCATGCTGCCAGCCGTAGAGCACGGTGGTGAAATAACAGCGGTGAGCGATGCGCCAGGCCAGCGCGGCACCGTTGGCCAGCAGCAGGTACTTGATGAAGCCGTTGGTTTCGAACGGCGTCGGGAAACTCACGTCCCACAAGCCGCTGTGGCGCAGGATGATCAGGCCCAGCAACTGCGCCAGAATCACGTAGGCGATGATGCTGACGAACGCCGTGACCACGCCTTTGCGGTCACGAAACAGCAAATAACGATTGGCCAGCGAACCGTTCCAGCCCATTTGCTCCCAGCCTTGCAGGCCGATGCCGAGCGTCCAGCGTGCTTTCTGGCGGAACGCGGTGCGGAAGGTGTCGGGAAAGAATTCGCGCACGCACAACGGCATCCGCAAGGTCGATTCGTAAGGCTTGCGAAACCAGGATTTGCGCAGCACCCGAAACTGCACCGGGAAGCGCACAAAGATCGCATTCATGCCGACTTTGGCCAAGCGCGCACCGACGTCGTAGTCCTCGGTGAGGCTGTCGGTGTTGAACGGCTGGTTCTGGGTTTCCCCGGCCAGCACGCGCAACGCACGATGGGAAAAGCAGGTGCCGACCCCGGCCGACGGCACGGTATCGGTCATGCTTTCGCGCACCACCAGATCCTTGCCATGCCATTCGGCGAACTCGTCCATGTAGGTGCCGGCGACCCATTCGTACCAGTTGCGCTCCAGCGAAACCACGGGCAACTGGATCATGTCCTTGCGCGGCAGCAAGTAGTTGAACAGGCGCAATTCCAGCGGGTGCAGCACGTCTTCGCTGTCGTGCAACACCACGCCGGCGAAGGTCATGCCGTGGGTTTGCTCGTGCAGGAAAATCGCCTGGATCACCCAGTTCAGACAGTCGGCCTTGCAGGTCGGCCCGGCATGCGGGACTTCCACGCGGTGCAACTGCTTGTAGCGCCGGCGCATGCGTTCCACTTCATCGATGGTGCGCTGGTCGTTGATGTAGGTGCCGACGAAGACCACGTAGTTCTGGTAATCCAGGGTCGACACCATGTTCTCGATCATCGGCGCGATGACGTCGTATTCCAGCCAGGCCGGGACCATGATCGCCAGGGGCTGTTCGTCCCGGGCCATCAGTTGCTCGGCGGTCAGCGGCCGGTATTTACGGCCCACGGTGAACTTGCGAAACAGGCGGCGAGACCAGTACCACAGGTCAATGAACAGATCGTCCAGGCTGGAGATCAGGATCAGCACGGCGACCACGATGGTCGCGATCTCCAGGAAGCTGTAGTAGTGGGCCAGCCAGTAGGGCCAATAAAGCGACGTCATCGAAGGGTTCCGTTACTGGCGATTGCGACGGGCGTTACGGCCGGCCAGCAACAGGATGAGAACCAACAGAATGCCGCCCGGAATCAGCCACAACAGCGAAGGCGTGCGCCAGGCGTCGAGGCCTTTCGGTTCTTCGTTGTCGATCAATTGGCTGCCGCTTGGGTCCTGGGTGTTGAAGGTGGTCAGCGCACCGTCGTCACCGAGGATGGCCACATCGCCACGGCTCAGCAGAATCGGTTTGGCGAAACGTGGCGCATCGGCGCCCAGGGTGCGATAGACCAGACCGTGCTGGCCGCCGGCATCCACTGCTTGCAGCGAGGCCAGATGGTTGAGCGGATGCACGTCGAGCAGCACCTGATCCTTGTGGTTGATGCGCAAGCGACCCTGCTCATCGACCTGCACCGATTCCTTGCTGTCCTTGACCGGCAACTCGAAGGCGAGGAAGGCTTTGTCCGGGGTGACCGAGGCTTTCGGGTCGTTGCTGACTTTCAGCTGTGCGCGCAACGGCGAGACACCGGCGGCGTCCGCGACCGAAATCACTTGCCCGAGGCTGCTCGCCGGGTGCTCGAGATAGGCCTGCGGCAAGAGGATTTGCGTGTCCATGGCAAAGCGCGCGGCCATGCCGGAGAAGTCGTCATCCAGTGCGGTTTTTTCCAGCACGATGTGGCTGGTCGGCAGCACAGAGACCGGGAACGCTTGCGGCGTTTCCAGGCAACGATCACTGACCGGTTGGCGCTGGAACGACACGCGCAGCACGTTGGTCGCGCCCACGGCGTAACGCGGGATACGTGCTTCGATGCGTTGCTTCTCGCCGTCGGCCACCAGCTGTTGCGCGCCAATCAGGTAATCGTTAAGAAACAGCGAAGCCACTGGCGCAGTATCGGAGGCACCCGGTGCGGCGGACACATCGATCACCGCTTTTACCGGCAGGCGACCGTCATAGGCCACGCTGCCCAACGGGAACGAAGTGCTCCAGTCGGATTTCGCCAGCACGTCGATGGCGCCAGTGTTGCCGCCAAGGCGCGACAAGGCCACACGGCCGTCGGCGCTCAATGGCAACTGGGCTTCGCTGACCGTCAGATCACGGCTGCGGGCCAGTTTGTTCCAGGCCGAGCTGAACAAGGCCAATGCCTTGCCGGTCGCTTGCGGCGCGATCATCAAGACCGGACGGGTGCCCAGCAGGCTCAGGCGCACAGTGTCCGTACCGCCGACCGCCAGGCCGGCATTGATATGCCGTTCGCGCCATTGCGTGAAAGCGGCGGCGGCCGTGGCGTCGAGGCCTTGAATCTGGCTCTGCAAGGCATCCAGGGATTCGTTAACCGCTTTGACCAGTTGCGGGTCGTTGATCGCCAGGTCGGCCTGGACGTTCGGGGTTTGGCCCAGCATCAACAGCGCGCCGATTTGTGCCGGGTTCGCCAACACCTGCGGGCCCTTGCCGTTGAGGCTGGCGAACGCAGGAATGGCCAGCAGCTCAGCCGGGATGCGCAGGTTGCTCAGGTCAACACTGTCTTGCAGCGCCGGGAAGGGCTGGATGCGGCTGTGTTTGCCGATGCGTTCCAGCGCCACGCCGAGGCGCCAGGCCGCGTCGTAGCTCTCAGCCGACAAGGTGCCCGGCGCGACCATGATCCCGGGCTGGCCCGGCAATGCGGTCCAGGCGGCGCCGACGTTCTGCAACTGGCTGGCGTCGTAGCTGTAGGTGAGGCGGGTGTCCGGTTCGATACGCAAGACGTTGCCGATGGCGCGTTGGTCTTCGCACAACACACGCGATACCACCGACGACCAGGCAATGCCCAGGCGCACCGAGCCGCTGTCCCGGGCTTTCTTGTCCACGCCCAAGGTGGCGCTGGCGTCGCCCTGAGGCTCGCTGAGCCCCTCGGCGCGCACCGGATAACCGTCCAGCGACAGCAGCAAGGTGTTGCGACCGCCCTCGCCATTGAGGTAGCTGGCGTTGAAATTCAGCGTGGCATCGGTCAGCGGCACACCGGCCGGTACCGGCAGATACAGTTCGCGTCGGGCATCGGTGGAACCGAGGATGATCGGTGCGTCGATCCCCAGATCGCTCAAGCGGATCTCACGCTCCTGCCGGGTATCGGCATTGAGTCGATTGATCGCCTGGGTGAGCGGGTTGTCCGCGGCCAAGGCAAAGGTCGGCATGAGCGCGAGCAGGCTCACGCCACAGGCAAGGGCGCTGAACGCACCCGTATGGATGGCAACGGAAGGCTTCATTCAGGTAGATCTCGAGCTGATAAGGGGGAATACGGTTCGGTTTATTGAGAGGTGAAAGCCGGTTGTCTTTTTTCGGTCACAGACACCGTCGACGGGTAATGCAGAAACTTGGGCAATGGCAGTCGCGCCACGAGGAATTCATCGACCGGACGACCCATGAGTGCATCGACGATGCGTGCACTGGCCTGGCCGTCGCCATACGGGTTGGCCGCCTGGGAACAACGACGCCACAGCAGGTCGTCATCGAACAGCGCGTTGACCCCGGCGATGATCGAGTCCGGCGCGGTACCGACCAGGCGCACAGTGCCCGCCGCGACCGCTTCCGGGCGCTCGGTGACATCGCGCATCACCAACACCGGTTTGCCCAGGGACGGCGCTTCTTCCTGCACGCCACCGGAGTCGGTGAGGATCACATGAGCCCGCTGCATCAGGCGCACAAACGCCAGGTAGTCCAGCGGCTTGATCAAGTGCACGTTGGGCAGACCGCCCAGTTGCTCGGTGACCGGGCCGATGACATTCGGGTTCAAGTGCACCGGGTAGACGATCTGGATGTCCGCGCGTTGCGCCAGATGGCTCAGGGCCTTGCAGATGTCGAGGAAGCCTTCGCCGAAGTTTTCCCGACGATGCCCTGTCACCAGCAGCACCTTGCGATCGGCTCGCAGAAACGAGAATTGGCGGTCCAGGCTGGCGCGCAAATCAGCGTCCTGCTCGATGCGCCGGGCGGTCATTTGCAGCGCGTCGATCACCGTGTTGCCGGTGACGAAGGTGCGACCCTGCAGGCGTTCGTCGAGCAGGTTCTGCCGCGATTCATCGGTCGGCGCGAACAGCATGTCCGCACCGAGGTCGATGCAGCGCCGGTTCATTTCTTCCGGCCACGGGCTGTAGATATCTCCGGTGCGCAGCCCGGCTTCGACATGGCCGACCGGGATGCGCCGATGGAACGAGGCCATTGCGGCGACCATGGCCGAGGTGGTGTCGCCATGCACCAGCACACGGTCCGGGCAGGTCTGTTCCAGCACCGGATCAATCGCCGCGTAGAGCGCCGCCGTCAGCGAGTTGAGCGTCTGGTGCGGCGTCATCACATCAAGGGTGTAATCGGCCTGGAGGTCAAACAGATCCAGCACCTGCTTAAGCATGCTTTGATGTTGGCCCGTGATGCAGATCTGCGAATGAATGCCAGGTTCTGCAGCAAGGGCTTTGACCAAAGGCGCCATCTTGATGGCTTCTGGGCGGGTACCGAAGATCGAAAGGATTTTAATCCTTGGATGATGACGAGCGATGAGAGGCCTTCCTTGCGCAGTTTTAGTGCGCAGCACAAGAGCAGACCCAAGTTTTTGTTTAACTTGAGCGAGCTGGTGTTATTGGATTTTAGTTAAAGCCGGGAGGGCATCAGCGTGATGGCTGATGTTCACTTCATGTGAGAGGGGTGTATCGCCTGGAACCCGGAAGCGGCCGGATTATTAGCATTGAAGATAGGATTGTTAAAGCGTTATATGCGCTTTTTTATTAAATAAATAAGATTGAAACTTTCATGTTTGAGGTCGGTCTTTTGTTGTTTTGTGTAATTCGTGGAGAATCATTTTTAGTTGTGATTTAACTTTTAAAGTATTGTTTTTAAAGGATTATTTTTAATGTGTGTCCGTTCGTCAGTGCGCGTGAATTATTTGTTTAGTCTGGTGGTCGCGATTTTTAAGTTGGGCGATTGGATTTGTCGCTCAGTCACTTAAATGGCGCCTGAATGTTGTCACTCTACTACAACGAGCGGTCCGTAGTAGTAAGTTTGTTGCAATTGATCTGTTGTGCGTATTTGCAGTGTAGAAGAGTTTAGTTGTAATAGTTGAACTTTTCCAAAGTGCGCAATTCACCGTTGGCAAAAAAAACAGAATTACCTGCAATGGAAACAGCACCTACCCATTTGGAGTATGGCGCCGCCAGGCAATCGGCTGAATGATCGGCATCACAACTATTCGAGAGGGATGCGTTCATGCCGATTTCAAAACCAGCCGTTTTGACCCCTGCCGAGCAGGCCAATCTGACCCGTGCGGACAAGGCGCATTACATGCACGGCTACCACGTGTTCGATGACCACGCGGAGCAGGGCGCGCTGAACATTGTGGCCGGTGAAGGCGCTTACATCTACGACGCCGACGGCAACCGATTCCTCGATGCAGTGGGCGGCATGTGGTGCACCAATATCGGCCTGGGTCGTGAAGAAATGGCTGACGCCATCGCTGACCAGGTGCGTCAATTGGCCTATTCGAATCCCTTCTCCGACATGGCGAATAGCGTCGCCATCCGCTTGTGCGAGAAACTTGCGAGCCTGGCGCCGGGGGATCTGGATCATGTGTTCCTGACCACCGGCGGTTCGACGGCGGTGGACACCAGCTACCGGTTGATTCAGTACTATCAGAACTGCCGGGGCAAACCCGAGAAAAAGCATGTAATCGCCCGGCATGGCGCCTATCACGGCTCCACTTGCCTGACGATGTCGATTGGCAACAAGGCCGCGGACCGGGTCCCGGAGTTCGATTATGCCCACGATAAAATCCATCACGTTTCCAGCCCCAATCCTTACCGGGCTCCGGAGGGCATGGATGAAGCGCAACTGCTGGAGTTCCTGATCGGCGAGTTCGAAGACAAGATCCTGAGCATCGGTGCGGACAAGGTTGCCGCGTTCTACGCCGAGCCGATCATGGGCTCGGGCGGCGTGATCATTCCACCAGAAGGTTATCTGCGGCGGATGTGGGAGGTGTGCCAGAAGTACGACATTCTGTTTGTCGCGGATGAAGTGGTGACGTCCTTCGGGCGCCTGGGCAAGTTCTTTTCCTCCCTCGATGTGTTCGGTGTGCAACCCGACATCATCACCACCGCCAAAGGCCTGACTTCTGCTTATCTGCCGCTGGGCGCCTGCATCTTTTCCCAACGCATCTGGGACGTGATCAGCGAGCCGGGCCAGGGGCGCTGTTTCACCCACGGCTTTACCTACAGCGGTCATCCGGTGTGCTGCACGGCGGCGCTGAAGAACATCGAAATCATCGAGCGGGAGAACCTGCTGGCGCATGTGGATGATGTGGGCGCGTACTTTGAGCAGCGCCTGAAGACCCTGGAAGGCTTGCCGCTGGTGGGGGACGTGCGCTGCAAGAAATTGATGGCTTGCGTTGAATTCGTCGAAGACAAACGCACGAAAAAGCTGTTTCCGGAGGCGTTGAACATCGGCGAGAAAATCCATCTGCGCGCCCAGTACAAAGGCTTGCTGGTGCGGCCGATCGTGCACCTCAATGTGATGTCGCCGCCGCTGACGATCAGCCATGCGCAGGTCGATGAGATCGTCGAGACGCTGCGCGAATGCATCCTCGAAGTCGCCGTTGAGCTGCAATGCAGCGGTGATTACGCCGGGCAATGAGCCGGCGTTTCGCACCTTTGCGCGGGGAGGGGGCAATCGCTAGACTGGCCGGCATGAACTCATCGGCCCCCCCTCATTCGATCACCCTGGCACTGCATGCGCTGCACCAATGGCATGTGGAACTCGAGCGCGCGTTCCAGCATGGCGCCGAGCCCGATGCGCTGCGGCATTTGGTGGTGGCGCTGACGGCGCTGGCGCCGGTCGAGTCGGTGATGATCAGCCTGGAGCGCAAGGACTGTCCGCCCAGGTTGCTGTATCAGCAAGGCATTCCCGAGCAGCACCTGGACGCGATCCTCAATCGCTACTTCTCGGTGGGCTACTTGCTCGATCCTTTCTGCCTGGCGGTGGACAGTGGCCTGGCCCAAGGCTTTTATTCGCTGGCCGAAATCGCCCCAGATGACTTTTTCGACAGCGATTACTACAAGACCTATTACCTGAACCTGGGCTGCACCGAAGACAGCTATTACATCGTCAACCTGGACGACCACAGCAAGATTTCCGTCAGTCTGTTCCAGGGCATGGGCGCCAGCAGCTTGAGCGCCGACCAACTAGATGTGCTGCGGGCCGTCGAGCCGATGGTGCGGTTGTTCATCCGCCGGTGCGGCTACATTGACCAGCAGCGCGATTCAATCATGACGCCAGCGGCGTCGACGGCAGTCAATCAGCGCATCCAGGTGGCGATGGCGCAGTTCGGCTGTGACGTGCTGACCGAGCGCGAACGCGAGAGTGCGCACATGGTCTTGCGCGGGCACTCGATCAAATCCGCCGCTCGGGAAATGGGCATCTCCCCCGAGACCGTGCGCATGCACCGGAAAAACCTGTATTTGAAGCTGGGCATCAACTCGCAGTCGGAGTTGTTTGCGCTGTTTATCGAGTGGTTGCAGAAAGCTTAGAGCGGCATCGCAACCCATCCTGTCGACCCAAAAAGTGCACCTACCCATTTGGAGTATGGTGCCGCCCCCGCAATGGCTAAATAGTAAAGGCGCACGCTTCCTTCAGAAGAAAAACACCAAAAGGTGAATAGAAATGCGAACTGCGCTAGCCATCCTTTCCAGTCTGTTGCTTTTCCCTGTGTGCTCGGTGACTCATGCGGCGGAGGCGGATGACACGCTGCGCATCTACAACTGGTCGGACTACATCGGTGAACACACCCTGGCGAATTTCCAGAAGGCCACCGGGATCAAAGTCATCTACGACACTTTTGATGGTTACGAAACAGTCCAGGCCAAACTGCTGACCGGCCACTCCGGTTATGACCTGGTGATGCTCAACGCGTCGCTGGTTCCGCCGTTGATCAAGGCAAACGTGTTCCAGCCGCTGGACAAGAAGCAGTTGCCGAGCTGGAGCAACCTGAACCCGGAGATTGTGCAGAAGTTGCAGGCTTACGACCCGGGGCTTATCTATTCGGCGCCTTACACCTGGGGCAGTAACGGGGTGACCTACAACGTCGACATGATCAAGGAACGGATGCCAGATGCGCCGATCGGTTCACTGGCGATGCTGTTCGATCCGAAAGTGGTTTCGCGCTTCGCCGATTGCGGCGTGACAATGCTCGATGCTCCCACCGAAGTGCTTCCGCTGGTCCTGCA containing:
- a CDS encoding glycosyl transferase family protein, which gives rise to MTSLYWPYWLAHYYSFLEIATIVVAVLILISSLDDLFIDLWYWSRRLFRKFTVGRKYRPLTAEQLMARDEQPLAIMVPAWLEYDVIAPMIENMVSTLDYQNYVVFVGTYINDQRTIDEVERMRRRYKQLHRVEVPHAGPTCKADCLNWVIQAIFLHEQTHGMTFAGVVLHDSEDVLHPLELRLFNYLLPRKDMIQLPVVSLERNWYEWVAGTYMDEFAEWHGKDLVVRESMTDTVPSAGVGTCFSHRALRVLAGETQNQPFNTDSLTEDYDVGARLAKVGMNAIFVRFPVQFRVLRKSWFRKPYESTLRMPLCVREFFPDTFRTAFRQKARWTLGIGLQGWEQMGWNGSLANRYLLFRDRKGVVTAFVSIIAYVILAQLLGLIILRHSGLWDVSFPTPFETNGFIKYLLLANGAALAWRIAHRCYFTTVLYGWQHGLLSIPRMVVGNFVNFMAASRAWRMFIVGKVMNRKLVWDKTMHDFPSTDLVAAAPRKLGSVLLSWQAINEADLQSALAEQKTRHMPLGRILLSNGWLDDETLAEAIAFQNDLPRVFDVATKARDSNQTLDDEFALRWRVVPLGLNADGRAQVAVASPLPDEGLQQVSDELGSEPVQLIARESEIVAQLRQLNVRDGQSVPDARAPLLGDLLIEMGLLDREVFSRAMLRYRPQIHGRIGDYLVDSGVLPRATIEQAVARQHSHYPAELPA
- the wecB gene encoding non-hydrolyzing UDP-N-acetylglucosamine 2-epimerase; amino-acid sequence: MARHHPRIKILSIFGTRPEAIKMAPLVKALAAEPGIHSQICITGQHQSMLKQVLDLFDLQADYTLDVMTPHQTLNSLTAALYAAIDPVLEQTCPDRVLVHGDTTSAMVAAMASFHRRIPVGHVEAGLRTGDIYSPWPEEMNRRCIDLGADMLFAPTDESRQNLLDERLQGRTFVTGNTVIDALQMTARRIEQDADLRASLDRQFSFLRADRKVLLVTGHRRENFGEGFLDICKALSHLAQRADIQIVYPVHLNPNVIGPVTEQLGGLPNVHLIKPLDYLAFVRLMQRAHVILTDSGGVQEEAPSLGKPVLVMRDVTERPEAVAAGTVRLVGTAPDSIIAGVNALFDDDLLWRRCSQAANPYGDGQASARIVDALMGRPVDEFLVARLPLPKFLHYPSTVSVTEKRQPAFTSQ
- a CDS encoding aminotransferase, with the translated sequence MPISKPAVLTPAEQANLTRADKAHYMHGYHVFDDHAEQGALNIVAGEGAYIYDADGNRFLDAVGGMWCTNIGLGREEMADAIADQVRQLAYSNPFSDMANSVAIRLCEKLASLAPGDLDHVFLTTGGSTAVDTSYRLIQYYQNCRGKPEKKHVIARHGAYHGSTCLTMSIGNKAADRVPEFDYAHDKIHHVSSPNPYRAPEGMDEAQLLEFLIGEFEDKILSIGADKVAAFYAEPIMGSGGVIIPPEGYLRRMWEVCQKYDILFVADEVVTSFGRLGKFFSSLDVFGVQPDIITTAKGLTSAYLPLGACIFSQRIWDVISEPGQGRCFTHGFTYSGHPVCCTAALKNIEIIERENLLAHVDDVGAYFEQRLKTLEGLPLVGDVRCKKLMACVEFVEDKRTKKLFPEALNIGEKIHLRAQYKGLLVRPIVHLNVMSPPLTISHAQVDEIVETLRECILEVAVELQCSGDYAGQ
- a CDS encoding helix-turn-helix transcriptional regulator — encoded protein: MNSSAPPHSITLALHALHQWHVELERAFQHGAEPDALRHLVVALTALAPVESVMISLERKDCPPRLLYQQGIPEQHLDAILNRYFSVGYLLDPFCLAVDSGLAQGFYSLAEIAPDDFFDSDYYKTYYLNLGCTEDSYYIVNLDDHSKISVSLFQGMGASSLSADQLDVLRAVEPMVRLFIRRCGYIDQQRDSIMTPAASTAVNQRIQVAMAQFGCDVLTERERESAHMVLRGHSIKSAAREMGISPETVRMHRKNLYLKLGINSQSELFALFIEWLQKA
- a CDS encoding polyamine ABC transporter substrate-binding protein, yielding MRTALAILSSLLLFPVCSVTHAAEADDTLRIYNWSDYIGEHTLANFQKATGIKVIYDTFDGYETVQAKLLTGHSGYDLVMLNASLVPPLIKANVFQPLDKKQLPSWSNLNPEIVQKLQAYDPGLIYSAPYTWGSNGVTYNVDMIKERMPDAPIGSLAMLFDPKVVSRFADCGVTMLDAPTEVLPLVLQYLGRDPQSASAEDLKAAQDVLLAVRPYIKKFDSVSYLNSLPNGDTCLAMTWSGDAATAQARAKEAGLKTNLSYFVPKEGSLIWFDDLYIPKDSTHAANAHKFIEFLLQPQNMADVTNLIHYANSNSAATALVDADVLATAAIYPDDATRQRLFTQKTHDAQGMRAMTRVWNNVKTGK